TGGAGCGTCCGAGAAGGAAAAAATGTTTGACACGTAAGCCGAGATGTGACAAATTTTACATGACAGACACGCCAGTTAAACTAACGGTCAAGTTAGACAGTCAGAGATCGTCCTTATGCACGTTGATGCCAACGAGCTTATGCCGTAAGGTCATTACAAAGGAGCCAAATTCATGAGCGATCAGTATGATGTTGAATTGTCCGAACAGCACGTCATCCTCCGCAACACGGTTCGAAAATTCGCCGATAAGGAAATTGCACCCCATGTCGACAAGGACGAGAACGAACATCGGTGGCAACGCGATCTCGTGGATAAAATGGCCGAGCTGGGGCTATTCGGTTGTCCGGTCCCCGAAGAATACGGCGGAAATGACATGGGGTATTTGGCCCATGCCATCGTAACGGAAGAAATCGGCAGGGTGTCCGGATCCCTCAGGGTCGCTTTCAATATGCAGACCATGGGAACCGCCATGTCCATTCTGAAATGGGGAAGCGAAGCGCTTAAGAGAAAGTACATTCCCGCGCTCGTTTCCGCGCAGATGATCGGCTGCTTCGGCATCACCGAACCGGATACCGGTTCAGACACCGTGGCCATGGCCACCACGGCAGTCAAGGATGGCGACCATTACATCCTCAACGGCCAGAAGATGTGGATCACCTGGTCACCCGTGGCCGACATGGCGGTAATCTTTGCGATGACCAACAAGGCCGCCAAACACAAAGGGATGAGCGCTTTTGTCATGGACATGGATTCCCCCGGGGTAAAGACGGCTCCCATTAAGGACAAACTGGGGCTATGGGCCTGCCCCACCGGTGAAATCATCATGGAAGACGTAAGGGTTCCGGCGGGCAATCTTCTAGGAGAAGAAGGGCGCGGCTTCGAGTACCTAATGAAGGAGCTCATCAGCACCCGGCTTTCCGCCGCGGCGGGTGCCGTGGGAACCTGCCAGGCGGCAGTTGACGAGGCCGTCAAGTACGCGAATGAAAGAAAGCAGTTCGGCGTCCCGATCGCTGAATTCCAGATGGTGCAGGAAACCATCGCGAGAATGGTGGTCGAAACCGAGGCAGCAAGGGCGCTGACCTGGCGATGCGCCATTCAGAAAGACCGAGGCATGGTCAACAACATGCGTGAAACAGTCCTCGCCAAGTTCTATGCTTCCCGAGCGGCGGATGAGGTTCCCAACCTGGGTCTGGATGTTCTGAGCGCTTATGGATATTCCAACGAATACCCCATGGCACGAATCCTTCGCGACGGCAAGGTATACAAAATTCTCGAGGGCGCAACCAACATCATGAAAATGATCATCGCGGCGGATGCCTTGGGAATAAAAAAGGCCAATCGATAGAACCCATCCATTATAATATCGGAGGCGACATATGAAAGAAGTGGTCATATTGGGGGCGGCCAGAACGATCGGCGGTCAATTTGGCGGATCATTTCAAAACTTGACGGCCCCGGAACTGGGTGCCGCGGTCATCCGTGAAGCCATTAACCGTTCCAGAATCGCTTCAGACCTTATCGATCAAACCATTTTCGGAAACGCCTGGCAGGCGGGGGCAGGACCGAACCCGGCAAGGCTCAGCTCGGTCATGGGGGGTATTCCCGTCGAAACCCCGGGGGTCTCGATAAACGTCCGCTGCGGTTCGAGCCTTCAGGCGTTAATTTTCGGAGCGCAGGCCATCAAGGCGGGAGACGTCGATACCGTTATGGTGGGGGGCACTGAAAGCGCCAGCCAGATCCCATACGGACTGCCGCGTGCCCGATGGGGTTACCGTATGGGGGATGGACAGTTGGTCGACCTGATGCATAAGGACGGATTCCGATGTCCACTCGGCGGCGGCCTGATGGGTGAAATCACCGACTGGCTCGCCGAGGAAAGAGGCATATCAAGACAAGAGCAAGACGCGTTTGCCGCGGAATCTCACAACAAGGCCGAGGCCGCTGTCAGAGAAGGAAAATTCGCAGAAGAAATCGCCCCGATTGACGTCAAGGTAAAGAAGGGCGACCGCATTCGGGTCGTCGATGAAGAGATTTTTCGCAAAGGGGTCACAGTTGAAAGTTTGAGCAAATTACCGGCGGTTTTTGTCAAAGGTGGAACCGTTACGGCGGGCAACGCGTGCGCCCTGTGTGATGCCGCGTCGGCCGCTGTGCTCATGGACAGGGAAAAGGCGGCGGCGATGGGGTTAAAACCATTCGCCCTGTTGCGCGGTTACGCGTTTGTCGGGGTCGAACCGAAGCACTTCGGTTTATCACCCGCCAAAGCGATTCCGGCAGCTCTCAAGAAAGCCGGCCTCACTCTCGGCGATATCGACCTTCACGAGTTGAACGAAGCGTTCGCCGCTCAGTATATTGCCTGCGAACAGGACTTGGACCTCGACCGCTCCAAAGTCAATGTCCACGGCGGCGCCATTGCCCTGGGCCATCCGGTAGCCGCTACGGGCACAAAGTTGCTCACGACGTTGCTCTATGCGATGAAACAACGCGATGTGACCTTAGGAACCGTGAGCATGTGTATCGGAGGCGGCAATGGCGTGGCTGCGGTATTCGAGCGGCTGAACTGACTTTTGACATCACGGGAGATTCAAATATGGCTGTCCAAAAAATTCTTGTCGTCGGCGCCGGAAATATGGGAGCGGGCATCGCGCAACTTTGTGCCCAGCAGGGTTTAGAAGCAGTGATTGCCGATATCAGCCTGGATCTTTCCACGAAGGCCAAAGCCCTTATAGACAAGGGCCTTCAGAAAAGGGTCGACGCGGGAAAACTGGCCGAAACCGAAAAGAAATCCATCGTATCCCGCATCTTGACGGCAGGGGATCTGAGTCCTGCCCGGGAGTGCGATTTCGTCATCGAGAGCGTCGTGGAGGATATCCAAATAAAGAGGAACGTCTTTGCGGAGTTGGACAATCTTGCCCGGCCGGATGTCATCTTTGCCACCAATACCACCTCGCTTTCCATCAGCCGGATAGCCGAGGCCACGCGGCGCCCCGATAGGGTGGTTCAGATGCATTTTTTCAATCCGCCCACGATCATGAAGCTTGTCGAGATCATGCCGGGGGCAAAAACCTCTTCTAAGACACTTGAAGTCGCTCAAACGCTGGCAAAACAGCTCGGTAAAGACCCGGTAGTTTGCAGGACCGAAGCGCCTGCGGGAATTGTCAGCCGGGTTCTCGGCCAACTGTTGAATGAAGCCACATGGCTGGTTGAATCCGGGGTGGCCGCGCCTGAGGATATCGATAAAGCCATGAAGCTCGGGGCCAATCATCCGATGGGGCCATTGGCGCTGCTCGATCTAATCGGTTTGGATGTCCATCGGGCAAAAATGCAGACGCTGGCTAGCGTCCTTAACGACCCCCGGTACAAACATCCCGGAATCATCGACCGGATGATAGAGGAAGGCTGTCTGGGCAAGAAAGTCGGCAAGGGGTTCTATTCCTATGAAGATGGGAAATGAAGTTTGAACCCATCAACCTCGGTATATGAAAAGACACCGGCGGTTCCGTTCATCAACAAGCTGTGCTACCCCACTGGCGGCCCGGCCCGGATGGATTGGGTGAAAAAGAACATAGCCGTGTGCCAGAATCTTTTCAAAGAAAGCCTGAAAGCCCTGTATAAGGAGTAGACCCGTTATGCAGCATATTACCCGAAAATTGAATCTTCAAGACATGAACCCCGGGGCGGGAATCGGGACTGAGTGGCTGGCCGCAAAGGGAAACCTATTGGCGTGCATCTCCCCGATAAACGGCGGGGCGATCGGCTCCGTGCAGCAGGCATCCGAGGAAGACTGCGAAAAGGTGGCCGGTGTTGCAGCCCGGGCATTTGAGCTCTGGCGCACGGAGCCGGCGCCCAAGCGGGGCGAGATTGTGCGCCAAATCGGAAATGCGGTTCGCGCAAGGAAAAAAGATCTGGCGGCACTCCTTAGTCTGGAAATGGGGAAGATTCTGACAGAGGCCGAGGGGGAAGTTCAAGAGATGATCGACATCTGTGATTTTGCCGTGGGTCAATCCCGGATGCTTTACGGCCTTAGCATGCACAGTGAAAGGCCCCGGCACCGGATGTTCGAGCAATGGCACCCTCTGGGGCCGGTTGGTGTGATCACGGCGTTCAATTTTCCGGTGGCCGTATGGGCCTGGAACGCCATGATCGCCTTGGTTGCCGGAGATACGGTGGTGTGGAAGCCTTCGACCAAGGCAAGCCTTACGGCTGTTGCACTGATGAAGATCATTGAACCGGTGCTCCGAAAAAATAAGGTTCCGCCGGGGGTGCTGAGCCTGGTTGTGGGGGGCCGGAAACCGGTGGGAGAGTTTTTGATCATTGACCGCAGGTTTCCGCTCATATCCGCCACAGGCAGCGTGGCCATGGGCCGTCATGTGGGGGAGACGGTCGCGGCCCGCATAGGAAGAACCTTGCTCGAACTTGGCGGCAACAATGCGGTGATCGTAACCCCCACCGCGGATATGGATTTGGCTGTGCGTGCCATTGTGTTCGGGGCCGTGGGCACGGCCGGACAGCGTTGTACCACGATTCGTCGAGTGATTGTTCATAAGGAAGTGGCAGATGATCTGGCCGCCGCTCTCATTCGTGCCTACAACCAGGTGAGAATCGGTGATCCGCTCAGGAAAGGCACACTCATGGGACCGCTGATTGATAAAAACGCCGTGTCCCTTATGCAACAAGCACTCAAGGCCCTGAAAAAGCAAGGCGGTCGAATACGCTGCGGCGGAGAAATCCTCTCCGGCGGGCTATTTGATACAGGCACTTATGTGACGCCGTGCCTATGCGAGGCCCAAAACCACTATCCCATCGTGCAGGAAGAAACATTTGCGCCCATCCTTTACATGATCGCTTACGACGATCTGGAAGAGGCGGTCAGGATGAACAACAGTGTACGCCAGGGGCTGAGCGCCGCCATCTTCACCCAAGATTTGCAGGAATCGGAATATTTTCTGAGTGTTAACGGCAGTGATAACGGCATTGCCAACGTCAATATCGGCACATCCGGGGCAGAAATCGGGGGCGCTTTCGGCGGTGAAAAAGATACCGGCGGCGGCCGGGAATCCGGCTCGGATGCATGGAAGACCTACATGCGCCGCCAGACCAATACCATCAACTGGTCTCGAGAGATGCCGCTGGCCCAGGGGATCCGGTTTGAGGTATAAAAGGGAATTTTCATGCGTTTTGTTGACGGAAACACAGCCGTGGCCATGGGGGCGCTGTTTGCCGGATGTCGTTTTTTTTCGGCCTATCCCATCTCGCCGGCAAGCACGCTTCTTTCCGCTATGATGGACAGGCTTCACGCAGCAGGGGGCATGGTCATCCAGGGGGAGGACGAGATATCCGCCATCGGTTATTGCCTGGGCGCCGCCATGTCAGGCCAAAAGGTCATGACCGCCACCTCCGGGCCAGGCATCAGTCTTTGCAGCGAGAACATCTCTTTTGCCATCGCGGGAGAGATTCCCATCGTGATTGTCGATGTGATGCGCCAGGGGCCTTCCACCGGGGCTGCGACACGGGGTGCGGACGGTGATATTCAGTTTTTGCGTTGGGGATGCAGCGGCGGTCTTCCGGTCATTGTGCTGGCACCCTCGGATGTCCGCGACTGTTTCACCCTGACTGTCCATGCCTTTAATCTGGCGGAACGGTTTCGCTGTCCTGTCTTTCTCGCTTCCAACAAGGAAATCGGAATGACCCGCGAAACCTTGGATATGGATACGGTGGAAAAGCCGGAGCCGGTGGAACGAACGCTTTACGAATCCGGGGAGGCGTTTCTCCCTTTCCGGACGGCTCCGGGCGAGGATGTGCCGCCGTTTCTCCCCATCGGAGGTCCCGTGCCGGTTCGACAGACCTCATCTTCCCACGGTCCGGCGGGCTTTATCACCAGCGATGCGCAGCTTATTCAGCAGGGGGTCACAAGGCTTCAACGAAAAATCGAAACCAACGTCGAAGCCTGCTCCTTTTATGAACTGGAAAAGCGGCCTAACGCTCAAACCCTGTTGATCACTTACGGTGTTACGGCCCGGGCCGGCCGGGCCGCCACAAGGACCCTTTTTGAAACTCGTGGCACTCCGGTCGACCTGCTTGTGCTAAAAACACTCTGGCCGGTTCCGGAGGATCTCCTGCGCGCGGCTTCCCGAGGCATGACCCGGATTCTGGTGGTGGAGATGAACCTGGGGCAGTACATTCATGAAATCCGCCGGGTCTTGTGCCATCGCAAGATCGAATTTTACGGAAAGATGTCAGGAGAATTGATTCGACCCGAGGAGATCATTCAGGAGTTTTCCGGTGCCCAGTCTGCTTGATCCCAAAAGACCGCCGGCCTTTTGCCCGGGATGCGCTCACACCCGGTGCGTGCGGGCACTCGATCGGGCATTGGGAGACATGGCGCTTAAACCGCATCAGGTGGTCATTGTAACCGATATCGGTTGTTGTGGACTCTTCGATACGTTTTTTACCACGCACGCATTTCATGGCCTGCATGGCAGGGCATTGACTTACGCCGCCGGCATCAAGCTGGCTGCCCCTCATCTGAAGGTGATCGTAGTGATGGGAGACGGGGGGCTTGGCATCGGCGGCGCCCATTTTCTTGCCGCTTGCCGGCGGAACCTGGATATGACCCTCCTGGTGTTCAATAACCTCAACTTCGGTATGACGGGCGGTCAGTTTTCCTGCACCACCCCTGCGGATGCTCAGGTAAGCTCCGGCTTTCTCAATACGCTGGAAAGGCCCATGGACGTTTGCACGGTGGCGGCCGCCGCCGGCGCGCCGTTTGTCACACGCTGCTCGGCATTCGAGAAAGACCTTCCCCAAGTGGTGACGGAATCCCTCTCATTCAAAGGGTTTTCCGTGATGGACATCTGGGGTCTTTGCACCGGACGGTACACTCGGCGAAATCCCCTGAAGCCGGAAGATCTGCACGCCGTCATGAGGAAGTTACCCGGGTTTCGAGGCCCTGTTTCGCACAACCAGCGGCCGGAATTCGAAACCCTCTACAAAGAAACCGCCGCCGGGGCTGGCCCTAAACCGGATGAGGAAGAGATACCTCAACGGTTTTCACCTCCTGCAGTTGCGCGCCGTGAGATATTGCTGCTGGGCTCTGCGGGTGGTGGTGTGATTACGGCTGCGACAATTCTTGCGCACGCAGCCATTCTCGCCGGCATGCACGTCACCCAGAAAAACGACCATGATGTAACGGTGATGCGGGGGCCGTCCATCAGTGAGCTGATTATCTCGCATGCCCCCATCGATTTCACCGGGGTGAATGCGCCGGATGCCGTTTTGGCGCTTTCACCGGAAGGCATCAACCGTAAAAAAGAACTATTCAAAGCCATGAATCCCGACGGGGTGGTCATCGCGAACAAAGGCGAGGACATCCCTCCAGCTCGTGGCCGAATCATTCAAGTGGACTTTAAAGCCCTCTGCACCCACAAAAACGATGTGGCCTTTGCAGCCGTGGTCGTCCTGGTCCGACAGGCAGGGCCGGTGTCCCTTGAGTTGCTGGAAGCCGCCGTCCGGCGGGCGTATCGTGGGAGACGGCTGGATAATTATATCCGTCTTCTAAAGCAGAAGAACCCCCCCTGAAAAGACATTGCGCGGTTTTACGCCGCAGGGGCATCGGCGGCGCCGTGAAAGAGCATGGTGCGTTTGACACGACCGGAATCTGAGCATGAGGCGCCGGAACGAGTGGTCGAACCTAATTGAATCCGCCCATAGCCGCCTGCAGGCAATTGCCGTTGATGCACCAGGATTCGGGCAGCGCGAAATACAGGATGGGATAGGCCGCATCTTCCGGCTGCATGATTCTGCCGTGATATTTCTCCATCACCGCATCCCGGGCTTTTTGCGGGAGACCCACTCGCTCGCCGTCAACGGACTCGTCCTGAGATTCTCTTACCCTGGTCAATCGGGTATCCACCATGCCGTAGGCAATGCAGTTACAGGTCACGCCAAAACGCTCCCATTCGTGCGCCACCACCTTGGTCAGCGAGATGATCCCGCCTTTTGCGGCGGCATAGTTGGCCTGTCCGGGATTGCCTCTGAGGCCGGACATCGAAGAAATGTTGATGATCCGTCCATTATGACCCGCCACCCGCATATACTTGGCTGCCGCACGAATGCAGTTGAAGGTTCCCTTAAGGCTGATGTCGACCGCCATATCCCACTGTTGATCGGTCATCTTGTGGATCATATTGTCCCGGTTGATGCCGGCCAGGTTAACCAGAATATCCAGCTTGCCGAACTTCTCGGCAGCGGTATCCATCAGTTTCCGGCAATCATCGGGCTGAGTAACATCGCCGATGCAATGGCACGCCTTTCCGCCGGCCGCATCGAGTGCATTGACGGTTTCCACCGCCGCACTCTCATCCACATCATTAATCACCACGGCACAGCCTTCCTTCACAAACAGTTCCGCAGTGGCCTTGCCGATGCCGCGGCCTGAACCGGTAATGACCGCCACTTTGTTATCCAGTTTGCCCATCTGATTCTCCAAATTTTATCTGAAATATGTTCTATGGTTTTGATGCCGGGGTCATGTATTCTCGGCGGCGAGCCGGCACCCTGATTCTCTCACCCATACGACCTTTCCGTCCAGGATGGTCATATCCACTTTCATGTCCAGGACGACCTCATCGTCAGATCGCAACAGATCCCCGTTCAACAAAATCAAATCCGCTGTTTTTCCAGGCGTGATGTCGCCCTTAACGGCTTCTTCAAAGGCAGCGCGGGCGGCATTACAGGTATAGAGAGCCAGGGCGTTCGGCAGAGAAACGCGCTCCTGAAGGTTGATTTGTGTGCCGGTTCGGGTTTTTCTGGAAAGGGCTGCATAGATGCCCGCAAAAGGGTTCAACGGTCCCACGGGGCTGTCTGAACCAGCGGCTACGGCCACGCCTGCTTTCATGAAAGACCCGATGGGATAGAGATCGGCGTGTTTTTCCGCGGGGACGGTTTGAATATATCGATCGCCGTTATCAAAAAGAAATCCCGGCTGGGTGACCACGTGGATGCCGAGCGCAGCCAGGCGATGGGACAAATGCGGGGGGCACAAAAATGCATGCTCCAGGCGATCCCGATGGTCCGAATGCGGCTTGGCGGACAAGGCCGCTTCAATGGCCGCGCAGGCGGCCTCAATGGCGCTTTCTTCCACGGCATGAATGGACACCTGCACCTCGAAGCTGTTCGCTTTGGCGACCAGCCGATGAAGGTCCTGCGGTTTCGGGTAAAGTCTGCCGGTCGTTTCGTTTAGAATAATCTTGATACCTATGAGTAAGGATATATTAAGGAAACGGCATGGGGTCTATGGTACCGATTATACCCTCACAAGGCTATATTTATTTACTTATTTATTTACCTGGAATACCGGATTGTCAACGCCGACACAACACCCCAAATCCAATTGAAGACAAAGACGGCCGCCGGAGTTAACAGCCCGAGTTCAATGCCACCGACCCCTTTTTGGGCCTTTGGAAAAACGATAAACAGTTGCACGATTGTTGGAAAGAGGCTTAAGATCGTGCCCTTATAGATCGGCCTGGCATTATACAGGGGCAAAAAAAACAACACCCCCCAAATTCCCCCCCAGACGATCCTCGGATACAACCAACCGGCAGTTAACGCCGGGGCAAGGGATACCCCCAAGGATCGGGTGATGCCCAAATCACCGAATAGCCATACGGCCAAACTGTTGACCACCGCTCCCAAACAACCTGCTGAAAAGTAAATCAGTAGTCTTTTCATAGCCTTATCTCCTTAAGAAATCAGAAAATACCTGATGCTGACTATTGCTCGCAACCCCCTAGGGGCGAACCTGTGTGTTCGCCCTGATTACGAAGGGCGAACACACAGATTCGCCCCTACAATGCCAACGGTCAATCGAAAATGCGCAATACATAAACGGTATATCGAAAAACCCGGTGTCCTTTATAACACCTTTTGTTCATGGAGTGATTCGGCGCACTCGGCGCATGCGTGAGCGAGCGCGTTGCGGCACGGCCCGTTTACTCAGTGAATTTCTCACGCAAAATCCTCACGTCCGATGGGTCGATTTTCAGGTATTGCGTTATAAAATTTTCGATACCGCCCGCTGCCGTTTGCACGGCATGCCAAAACGCATCAAAATATTCCGGTTGTGCGCTCAGCACGGGTTCGATAAGGGGTTTATCGGAGAACAGGCGTTTTGATCCCAAAAGGTATTCCAGACGCGCGATCCCCTCGGCCATATTCCGGTAGGCGCGGGAAGACAACAAATAATCCTCCAGGATTCCCTGTTTTGGCACCCCCAGGGCTGCCAGGAGCAACGCGGAGGCAATGCCGGTGCGATCTTTCCCCAATGAACAAATGATTAAAACGCCGGACTCGGTGGTTATCAAGTGGTTCAAAAAGGCGCGAAATATATCGGCGGAATCGATTACCAAAGAAGTGTAAATGAGTTTCATTCGCGCGGTAACATCGTTTGCGCTCGATGCGCTCGTCTCCAGAAACGTCATGAGGTGCCCGACACTTCCCCCGGAAACCCCCAATTCAACAATCCGCGGTGGGGAAGCTACGGGAAATTGCAGGGGGCGGTAACGCCTTTCCGCCCGCGTTCTGAAGTCAAAGGCCGTATCAATGCCAAGCCCTTCAAAGTGTTCTATATCTTTTGGGGTCTTTAATTCAACATGTCCGCTGCGAAACAGAAGATCCCCCCGCGTTGTTCGCCCATTGGCCGCCGCATAGCCACCCATGTGACGAAAGTTTGAAACCCCGGTGAAGTTGAAAAACCGATCAGACTGCAACATCGTTCGCCTCTTTTTATTTTAGTGATACCATATTTTCGACGGCGATCACTCTGAATTTTTCATTAAACCCGGTTGCATGGCCGCCAATCGGCGCTCTTTCTTATAATCATCGAATTTCTGATAGGTTTCCTGCTGCCACATGGGCGCGCCGAACACCTCGTGCTTAAAGGCGGTGATGCCGATCTTGAGAAAGTGTTTGTGATGGTGACGCAAAATCGGATTTAAGGAAAAAAAGGCCTTTAAGACTTCCTTTGGCTGCCAGTAGTACTTTCGGATTAAGGAGATATGCGCATCCGTGATCTCATCGAGATTCGGTTCTTCCTTTGTCGGCATGACCGCCTGAATCATATCGTATTTCGAATAATCTTGAACCTTGATGCGCCCGAGCCGCTCCATTTCCGCGTGAAACGGGGTACCCGGAAAGGGGGTCACCACATTGAGGCCGAGATGATCCACATATTTTCGCAAGAATTTCATCAGGTGAATCCGGTCTTTTTCCGTCTCTTCCCAGAGCCCGATCATCACGGTGGCCATGACCATGAGGCCATGGGTTTTCAGAATATGAAGGGCCTTTTGATTGACGTCAATGGTGGTTCTTTTATTAAATGCATCCAGAAACGCCTGCCGGCTGTGCTCGATGCCGAGCATGAACTGATAGACGCCGGCCTCTTTAAAGCCGGCCATCAGATCCTCGTCCCGGACAATGAGATCCGCCCGGGACTGAAGCCAGAAACGCTGGCCGGTTTTCCGGGCGGTCATCTCTTGAATAAATCCTTCCCCTTTTTCACGGGTCAGGTTAAAAATATCGTCTCCCACGTAGAAGATATCGCGGCGATAGGTTTCTTTCAGCAACTCGAATTCTTCCGCAATCTTTCGGGGGCTTTTGGATCGCCAGTTATGTTGCCAAAAAACAGCCTCCGAGCAAAAACTGCAATCAAACCGGCATCCTCTTGCGAAATTCACCAGAAAGCCGCGTTTGCCTTCGGACGGCAGCCCGACGTAGGGATGCTCCATGTTGTATAGGTGGTAGGCGGGCATGGGAAGCGCATCGAGATCGGCAATGAGGGGTCGCGGGCCGGTAAAAACAAAGCGCTCGTTTCCATCCAGATAGGCCAACCCCGGAATTCCGGACACATCGCTTTGTTTCTCGATGGCCCGAAGAAATTCATGGCAGGTAATCTCCCCTTCCCCCACGCAGATAAAATCGATGGCGGCGCATTGGCGAAGGGTTTCCTCCGCATTGAGGGACGGGTGCGCGCCGCCGGCGATGATCCGGGTCTTCGGGCTGACCTCCTTGATCAGCCGGGCCGCGTTCAGGGTGTCCGGCATAAAATAGGTACAGGCCGTGGTCAGGCCAACCACTTCGGGTCGCTCGGCCCGAATTTTTTCTTCCAGATTCCGCCAGGGATTTTCCGCGATCGTGCCGTCAAAAAACTCGATATCGAAATCGTTTTCAAGATAGGCCACCAATTGCAGGCATCCGGGACTGGGCACCCATGCCCGCAAAAACTCCCAGATCTTATGCGGCGGATCCACCAACAGAAATTTCATGATGTATCTCCAAAATAAAGTTGCCGGACAACGGCATTCAGCGGCCATTGTTCCGCCGGCGCCATTCCGAATACAAACCCGTCATCCATGATACAAACGGAATCGGAAAGTAACAGCACCGCCTCGGCATTTTGCTCTGCGATTAAGATGGTGAGTCCCTCTTGTTTCAATTGTTGAAGCGCCTTGCTGATCGTGTCCATCACAAGCGGCGCAAGCCCCAGAAACGGTTCATCCAGCAAGAGCATCGTTGGCCGCGCCATCAGCGCTCTGGCAATGGAAAGCATCTGCTGCTCACCACCGCTTAAGGTTCCCGCCTTTTGGCGGCGCCGCTCTTTGAGCACGGGGAAAAGGTGAAACATTCGATCCAACTCCGCCTTGATGCACGGCCCGCCGCCGCGATTGCGTTTCCCGGGAGGACCCGCGCCCAGAAAAAGGTTGTCCAGCACGGAAAGGGTGTGAAAGATATGCCTGCCCTGCGGCGCATGACTCAATCCTCTATCAACGATGTCCGAGGGGGAAAGGCCCGTGATATTTTCGCCATTAAAAAAAACAGCGCCTTCGGTGATGTGGCCATCCGCATCTTCAATCACACCGGAAAGGGTTTTAAACAAGGACGTCTTTCCCGCTCCATTTTTCCCCAGCATTCCGGTAATGCTCGCTTTTTCAATCGATACCGCGCACCGGTACAGCGCCCGGACATCCCCGACCACCGATTCGTACCAAAGCGTCAGGTCATTCACTTCCAACAACACCACGGGTCAGCCTCCCCAATAGGCGCGCATCACTTCCGGATTGCGCCTGATCTCGTCGGGCTTTGCCTTAGCAATAATCCGGCCCTGGTGCAACACCGCAATCTCATCCGAAAG
This sequence is a window from Desulfobacterales bacterium. Protein-coding genes within it:
- a CDS encoding ABC transporter ATP-binding protein → MVLLEVNDLTLWYESVVGDVRALYRCAVSIEKASITGMLGKNGAGKTSLFKTLSGVIEDADGHITEGAVFFNGENITGLSPSDIVDRGLSHAPQGRHIFHTLSVLDNLFLGAGPPGKRNRGGGPCIKAELDRMFHLFPVLKERRRQKAGTLSGGEQQMLSIARALMARPTMLLLDEPFLGLAPLVMDTISKALQQLKQEGLTILIAEQNAEAVLLLSDSVCIMDDGFVFGMAPAEQWPLNAVVRQLYFGDTS
- a CDS encoding SDR family NAD(P)-dependent oxidoreductase codes for the protein MGKLDNKVAVITGSGRGIGKATAELFVKEGCAVVINDVDESAAVETVNALDAAGGKACHCIGDVTQPDDCRKLMDTAAEKFGKLDILVNLAGINRDNMIHKMTDQQWDMAVDISLKGTFNCIRAAAKYMRVAGHNGRIINISSMSGLRGNPGQANYAAAKGGIISLTKVVAHEWERFGVTCNCIAYGMVDTRLTRVRESQDESVDGERVGLPQKARDAVMEKYHGRIMQPEDAAYPILYFALPESWCINGNCLQAAMGGFN
- a CDS encoding radical SAM protein, with translation MKFLLVDPPHKIWEFLRAWVPSPGCLQLVAYLENDFDIEFFDGTIAENPWRNLEEKIRAERPEVVGLTTACTYFMPDTLNAARLIKEVSPKTRIIAGGAHPSLNAEETLRQCAAIDFICVGEGEITCHEFLRAIEKQSDVSGIPGLAYLDGNERFVFTGPRPLIADLDALPMPAYHLYNMEHPYVGLPSEGKRGFLVNFARGCRFDCSFCSEAVFWQHNWRSKSPRKIAEEFELLKETYRRDIFYVGDDIFNLTREKGEGFIQEMTARKTGQRFWLQSRADLIVRDEDLMAGFKEAGVYQFMLGIEHSRQAFLDAFNKRTTIDVNQKALHILKTHGLMVMATVMIGLWEETEKDRIHLMKFLRKYVDHLGLNVVTPFPGTPFHAEMERLGRIKVQDYSKYDMIQAVMPTKEEPNLDEITDAHISLIRKYYWQPKEVLKAFFSLNPILRHHHKHFLKIGITAFKHEVFGAPMWQQETYQKFDDYKKERRLAAMQPGLMKNSE
- a CDS encoding tyrosine-protein phosphatase — its product is MLQSDRFFNFTGVSNFRHMGGYAAANGRTTRGDLLFRSGHVELKTPKDIEHFEGLGIDTAFDFRTRAERRYRPLQFPVASPPRIVELGVSGGSVGHLMTFLETSASSANDVTARMKLIYTSLVIDSADIFRAFLNHLITTESGVLIICSLGKDRTGIASALLLAALGVPKQGILEDYLLSSRAYRNMAEGIARLEYLLGSKRLFSDKPLIEPVLSAQPEYFDAFWHAVQTAAGGIENFITQYLKIDPSDVRILREKFTE
- a CDS encoding amidohydrolase family protein; translated protein: MSLLIGIKIILNETTGRLYPKPQDLHRLVAKANSFEVQVSIHAVEESAIEAACAAIEAALSAKPHSDHRDRLEHAFLCPPHLSHRLAALGIHVVTQPGFLFDNGDRYIQTVPAEKHADLYPIGSFMKAGVAVAAGSDSPVGPLNPFAGIYAALSRKTRTGTQINLQERVSLPNALALYTCNAARAAFEEAVKGDITPGKTADLILLNGDLLRSDDEVVLDMKVDMTILDGKVVWVRESGCRLAAENT